The genomic stretch atttaacacaaaaaataaaataaaaataaaaataaaaataaaaataaaaataaaaataaagacaatacatatataaaaatatatatatatatatatatatatttatttatttatttatttatgttttaaatttatatattaatttttgctgttttaaatattacattataaGTACAAGAATAAATACACACGCTTGTTCGCATTAACACTCATTTAAAGTTTTACTTATTTGTtcataatgttttttttttttttttctttttctttttttttttttttaaagagaGCAACAAAGCATTTTTATAGACAATCTTCATTTCGATATGGTACCCGACActgatgaaataaaaaaacattttgaGAATGTGTACATAAGATATATGGAATATGATGAGGAGAAATTAAGAAGCAAATCAGATACTAAATCTAAAGagcacaaaaaaaaagataaaaaatataaaatgttatttaaaaaaaaagaaggaaaagGTAAACCtggaaggaaaaaaaaaataaaattggaAATTGAAAATGTGTCTAacgaaataaaaattaaaaaacccagaaaaaaatatgaaagagTGAAACCAAGAAAAAGTAAGAATGCTATGatgaatgaagaaaaaagtgGAAATTCTGAGaagcaaataaataatgtattaaatgttacaaatattgaaaataaacataaatctaaaaaaggaagaaaaccAAAAGAAAGTAAtttgaataatttaaatattaatgaagatataaatgTCGCCAAAGCTAGTCCTGATACCTTACATAGAGCATCCTTAGAATTTATGAATCctaatttatttacataaatgaaagaaaatgtagaattagaaataaatgaagaaatgaTATTATTACACAAAtgatcaattttttttaatgtaaacaaaataataattttgattatcacacatatatatatatatatgtgtgtgtgtgtgtgtatgtattttttttttttttttttttttttttttggttcttttaatatatttgtaatattattatgttgtttttgctatatatatatatatttataccacaaaaataaatgcaaatttttttttctttttttgtgtattaattaaaagataaatatatattaaacctCAATCGTTAgtaataaatgtaatatatatatatattagatgaGTTATACTTATGGAATATCCTTTTTCTCAAATATTAAAatcaatattaataatgagttatgtacatacatattttaagATTTTAATATTGCTCATGTTAATATttgttaattataaatattcttttgaataatttttatcttataatttttgacaaacatatgtataaaatatatacataatatatatataaataaaatatttttgtgaATATATcaatttaatttattgtacttgtttgtttttttatttaataaatatatatatatccaattATCTTTTCCAAAAATAACTGTTCCATAatgtatgaaaataaaatagtacCTCTTCAAATGGATAGACGAAAATACTTACAGAGTTGTGTTGAAAATATGTCTATAACCTTTGTGTTATTTGGtactataaatattttctttaatttattgatagtaattataataggaacatatttaaaacaaaatattatatatatatatatatatatatatatatatatatcccaaagataaaattataagacatatatatatatatatatacaaatatatatacctatTGTATTTTCATTAGAACCTTATAAATATAGGAAGAATAAATTACGagcatttttttaaattattttccatTACCTCTGGttaatatatgaagaaaattttatatatacatatatatatatatatatatatatatatatatatttatttttttatttgtcaATTCATTTTAGGGTTATGGattgtaataattttagTACAAATTACAAGTTACTTATTTTCGTCAGGATTTTTTGAAAGTAAGATGgttaattatttatgtaaacttgtgaatgtataaaaatgttgtcatttataaaattgaGCATTCTTTTGATTTTGATAGATTTGGCtactatatttttacatgacAATGAAAGGAATAAgggtttataaaaaaaaaaaaaataaataataaaataaaatattatgttctttatattttatataacatgGTAGGATTAATTTATTAGGTGATATCTGGAATATTAAAAGCATTGGGATGTTCTTAAGTACACAaggaaatatattcataaatatgaatataaataaataaatatatatatatatatatatatatatatttatttattatactaCTTCCTCTTTTATGTACAGTTAACATTATAACACTTGGATGGTTGTCCATTTTTTCCTTCTATGGTaccaaaaagaaaaatataaaaaaaattaaaaaatataaagaaatgatTGAATATATTGCTCCATATGAATTcatgtaaaatataacacaacatatatatatatatatatatgtgtgtgtgatttattttttttaatttttattaggaatattttcatatataataaatagcttcgatttaataaataattttatgctTTCCACAactattttaaatttttcagTAAATTTGTAAgaagaaacatatatattttataaatatatatatatatatatatatatatattattattatgtttatataattattcattcgcataatatttttcttttttagaCTTTTCGTCCTTAaccaatttttatattttttgttcaaAGTTCATGAAATTAGAAATATAGAATTCCATAATTGCTTGATACATTTCTTACCTGGATTTTCTagagtaaaatatatataaaaaaaaaaaaaaagaaaaaaaaaaaatccaagaaaatataatttatcgctgtcataaaaaagataaacatcattctttaaatatatataaatatttttaatttttaagatGTTAGAATCCATCGTTTTAACAGTAAAATCTAAAATAATGGACaatttatcaaaaaataagaattttGTGAAggctaaaaataaaaaacgaTTTATAGACCATAACTCCTATCCATACGGTGACcaataaggaaaataaattGATTACAATAAGAAATtagtatgtatattattatattcttttaaatgtatctttttattttttttttttttttgccttATATTTTTAGAGAACTTGTtcttaattaattaaaaataataaagaaatgaataatatattgagAAATATACAAATTGTTTAATCATTTCGTTGTTGGCACTTTTTAAATTacgacaaaaaaaaaaaatgaaatataaaataaaaagtaaaattaaatatgtatatctgTAATTCTATTGGAGGTCTATGTgtgtgtgtttttttttttttttttttttttttttttttttcttctttatttaaattacatAACACCATTTCTTATCCATTGTGATTTTTTAACACATCCAATATTATCTTATGTGAATAATATTTGTGGTTAACAGcagaataatatatgataatttttttttgtgagaatatatttttatttaaatatacatttatgtgTTTAATATTATAGTTCTTAACTCATCTTCAAAATCCTCTAGATCACATGTAATTTCTAAGCTTTTAAAAATACCATTAATTTTACGAACAAGATATTCTTTAGACGATGCGTATAACATCTTTTCTTTTGATTTTGCTAAGTCAGGTgaccaaaaaataaaatatattctatttCTTAAAACACCTTCAGGTGTAGGAATAGGCATATCTACAAAAAAAGTAAATGATATTATACAAGAGTCGTAAAATGTATGAGaggttttatatttatagagatataacaaaaagattaaatatgaaacgaaaataataaaaataaataaataaatatattatatatatatataatatattatatacctGCAATTATATATCTACATTCTGttgtttttaaattattcctTATATCAAttataatatctttataaGATTTCAATGAATTATCTTGTTCTAAAAAATCCACAATAACTTCTTCATAATTTTCTATacgatatattatatatttgtgtatatGCTTAATCTTTAGTTTGTTAAATTCATAAACACATTCATCTGAAACCTTGACCCCAGAtaccatttttttaaaattgtgttaataaataagtatatatatatatataataattattattattatatgttttttattattttttgtgtatTATATCTATTCAGTATGATGAAATTGTGTATTCCTTAATATTTGTTAgctatataattataatggtCCTttcaatttaaaaaaaaaaaaaagaagaaaaaatttaaacACTCACagttatgaaaatattgacactatatatataatatatatatatatatacatatgtgagACAATAacttcttttataatattagatATTTTTGAATTTTCAAAATAGAGTTGAATGCACACATACAAATTTttagttttatataatatgaataaataaatataaaataataataataattaattttttttttttttatcattatatgaaCACTAgcaaacatta from Plasmodium falciparum 3D7 genome assembly, chromosome: 13 encodes the following:
- a CDS encoding actin-depolymerizing factor 2, which codes for MVSGVKVSDECVYEFNKLKIKHIHKYIIYRIENYEEVIVDFLEQDNSLKSYKDIIIDIRNNLKTTECRYIIADMPIPTPEGVLRNRIYFIFWSPDLAKSKEKMLYASSKEYLVRKINGIFKSLEITCDLEDFEDELRTIILNT